AAGTGTTGGAATACCCTATCAACCTAATAGCTGATATGGTGGCAGGTCAAGAATACAACACAGCAATGCTTACTAAGGCAATTAATGGCTACTTATCAGGGCAAATCACTAGAGACCAGCTCAAAGCAATTAATGATAAGTACGGAGTGGCCCGGGAAGCTTATCAGATGATGAAAGACATGGATATTTTATAAAGGAGGACCTTATGGACGAAAAAGAAAAGATTGATCAATACATAGAAAAGCGAGTGGCAGGCTTAGTTAATTTACCATGTCCCACTATTGCTAAGTTATTGGCAAATCAAGAAATAGAAATGTTGGGATTGGCCGGCACGGTAATAGACTACCTCAATGGCGATTTACCTAAAGAAGCACTTGAGAAGTATGCCTATTCAGCAGGTATGCCAACCGCAGCAGCTGACCTTTTCAAAGAAGTAGGTATTTTATAAAAGAGGTGGCCAAGATGTTAAGTTTTAGAGAATTAGAATCCCATATAGCGACCTTTGGCGATAACTACATTAATGACCGTGTGGAACTGCTAAAAGGCACTTCAAAAGATGAAGTAAGCAAGGCCTTAGCTCAAAGTGAACTAGATGTGATGGTCTTGTATTATGCCATAACCCGCTACCTTGCTGGGGGCATTAGCGAGGAAAAGCTAGGGAAGATTAAGGAAAACACCGAAATTGAATGCTCAGCCTATAATCTCATGAAGAATTGGAGATTTTTTAATTAAGCAGCCTTTCAGTATCAGGGTATAAAAAAAGCTTATTATCCAAAAAAATGATAATAAGCCCGTTTAGAAAGGAACTTGCAAACCCTTAGCAGAAGCCCACTAGATCAAGTAGGCTATACCAATTATAGCATATTTTGAATCAGAGAGGGGCTAGGTAATGTTCTATATTCCGCCAATTGATGAAGAAAAAACTGCAAAAAAAGCCGATAGTATATTAAGCGATTATGACCGTTTAAGACGACTTAGCGGCTACCAAGGCCGTTTAGTAGCTAACTATAGATATACCCCTGAAAAGCATGTAAAAAATGCTGGTAATTATTCCGAGGACCTAATAGAGATCAGAGAAGAGGCTAAAGCTAAAGTATTAGAAATTGAAAACGCAATTGATTTAGTAGAGCCCGAACTAGGCAAAATTTTGGAAAAAAAGTATATTAAGCACTTCAAAAATACTGATATATATAGAGAGTATTACTATTCTGAATCCACTTTTTACAGGTTCTTAAAAAAGGCTCAAATTCAGTTCGCAGAGGCCTTTAAAGGAGGTGAGCTATTATGCTTTAAGAACGAAACCGATCGTATTACTTGGAATTAAAAAAGAAAAGGAGAATTAATTATGAATGATGTTCAAGATGAAATTTTAAGAAAACCCGGTGCTTTTGACTTAGGCGTTTATATGGAAATTAAAGAGGAAGAAGCCGCCAAAGAATACCAACAATATAAAGAAGCCCAAAAGGCTAAGATTAAAAAAATGCAAGAGGAGGAAGAAAAGAACCGCCAATTCTTAGCAGATGCTATGCAAGTGGAAAGTGATCGCCTAGCCAAAGAACAGGCTAACCGTGAACATGATCGCAGGGTCTTAGCCCAACGGAAAGCATTTAAGGAGGCTGGGCTAGTTTATAACGAGAAAACCACAGAAGAACAAGCCCTAAATGACTCTTATGCTAACTTGGCCGAAAGTCTTATTAATTCAGCAAAATAATAGAAAAAGAGGAAGCAAATATGCCTACATTGCAACAAATCGACAGAAAATTTAATACCTTACTCACAAGAAATAAAAAGCTGACCACGGAATACCAAAGCAAACTGGAAAAGCTCAAGGCCCAAAATGCTGAAAATAAAAACAATTTTGCCAAAGCTGAGGAAAAGGCTGATATTGATACCGCCCTATCTTTAACGAAAGAAGCTAATGCCAACGAGGTCACTATTAGATACCTTGAAAAGAAGCTTGAGGAACTGAAAGAAGCCCCTTTAGTGGCAACTAGCAAAGAACTTGAAGCTTTTGAGGATCAAATTAAGACCGAAGCAGAATCACGGCTTGATGAACTATTCAAGCAATTAAAGGCCCCGCTTTTAGAAATTAAAAAATTAGCTGAACAATCACAGGAAATAACCAACCATGCTGACACCCTTATCCATGCTTTAGTTTATGATATTGGCAGATTAGGCGCTTGGGGCAGTAATGCTTACTTAAAGGCTAAAGGGGAAAGCTGGCGAAAACCCTCAGAAAATTATTACCCTAGAAAATCAGCGGCATGGATCTTTGATAGCATTGAAGAACGTTGCAGCGATGAGCTAAAAGAGCTAGGGCTTGAAGCTGCTGAATAAGGATAACTTTTATTATAAGAAAAAGCAGGGAGTGAATAACAACCATGGACAGAGAATTTCTAAAACAATTTGGCCTAGATAAGGAGGCTATTGGTAAGATCCTAGGGGAATATCATAATTCCTTGGATCAGATTAAGGAAGAATATAAAGTTCGTGCTGAGGAGGTTTCTGAGTTGGAAAAGCTCAAGGAAGCCAACAGCACCCTTGAAGATACCATAGCCAAACAGGCCGAGGAACTTTCAACTTATGAGCAGGCACTAACTGAAAGCCAAGACCTCCTAAGCCAAGAGCAGGTCAATAGTATTAAGATTAAAACGCTAGCAGAGTATGGGCTTAACCCTAACATAGCTAAGTATGTTAAGGGATCAACAGGCGAGGAGATCGCAGAAGATGTTCAATTGCTGAGAGATACCCTAGACAGCAGGCCACAGCCGGAAGCACCTATGAAGTCTTTAGAGCCTAGCCCCTATCAGGGTAACCCATGGGCTCAGATGGCTGACAGCCTTATCGAAGCTTCATGGCGCTAAAGTATTATTAACTGGTGGTAAGCATAATAAGAGAAGTATAGGTATGGGGCTGGTGGAACACCGCCCCTTTTCCTTTACCCCACTACCTTGAATAGCCTATAGGTCTGATAGTCTGCCTACCTGTTTGCCTCTATTACCTAGACCCAGTAGCCTACTATGATGGCTAGCTGATATAGATAAAGATTGTTAGTTGGTATAGATAAGGATAACTAACTGATATAGGTTAGCTATTACATTCACAGCAAAGCATAAAGCTATTGACTGATAGGCGGACGATTAGGAAAGTAATAGATAAGTAAGTGCTGCTGCTAATATTAATAACTATGATCGATTAATCTAATCAATGATCACTTGGAACACTGATAAAGATTTAGATATAATAAAGTAAATAGTTGTTCAGTCTAATTAAGAGTTGAACCGCAGCGAGGTCAATGCGTGAACCTATGCTAGCTAAGCTTCAAGGTAAAGTAATAATTAAAATAAAAAAGATAAAAAATAAATTATTTTTTTATTTATTAATAAGTGATAACTTTAGAAATATTTTTTATAAAATTCTATGAGCGGCTGACTCAGTAGGTGGGGGGATACCTCCCCCACCCCATGGCCGGCCGGACTTCAGCCGTCTATTGCACATATTTTTTCATGAAAAGGAATGAAAGCAAGG
The nucleotide sequence above comes from Aerococcus urinae. Encoded proteins:
- a CDS encoding ArpU family phage packaging/lysis transcriptional regulator — encoded protein: MFYIPPIDEEKTAKKADSILSDYDRLRRLSGYQGRLVANYRYTPEKHVKNAGNYSEDLIEIREEAKAKVLEIENAIDLVEPELGKILEKKYIKHFKNTDIYREYYYSESTFYRFLKKAQIQFAEAFKGGELLCFKNETDRITWN